The region CGCCAGCACAACCAATATATAATTCGCCTTCGTCTTCTGAATCAAGATTCAATAAGATATGTCCATCAAGAACATTGTTTTGCAAACCAAATGCACCGGTCATGCCAGTTTCTTCGTCAGCTGTCATTAAAGCTTCAATAGGGCCATGAACTAAATCTTTTGATTCTAAAACAGCCATTGCCGCAGCTACACCCATTCCGTTATCAGCACCAAGAGTAGTTCCGTCGGCTGTTAGCCATTCGCCATCAACATAAGTTTCAATAGGATCAGTTTTAAAGTCATGAACTTTATCGCTGTTTTTTTGCGGAACCATGTCAAGGTGACCTTGTAAAATCACACCTTTTCTATCTTCCATTCCTGGAGTTGCAGGTTTTTTAATGATAATGTTTCCAACTTCATCTTTAATAGTTTCTAAACCTAAGTCTTGACCAAACTTCATCATAAAATCCTGAATAGCATCTTCATGCTTCGAAGGTCTAGGAATTTGTGTTAAACTATAAAAGTGTTTCCAAATTTCCCTTGGGTTTAAGTTGTTTATATCCTTACTCATGTTTAATTGTTTTTGTATTTTTTATGGTGCTAAATTAATAGAATTAATTCATTTCTAAATGTTATTTATCTTTAAAAACATATTTTTCAGAGATAATCGTAGTTTTGCGCCACTGAAATAATGAGTTTATGACGGCAAAGAAATACAAATATCTGTTTTTTGATTTAGATAGAACCTTATGGGATTTCGAGAAAAATTCTGTTTTAACCTTAAAAGAGATTTATGAGGAGGCTAGAATAGGTGATATGGCCATTATTGATTTTGCCGATTTCCATACTTTTTATGTGGACTATAATCATCATTTATGGGATTTGTATAAGGATGGGAAAATTGAGAAAGATTACTTGAGCGTGCAACGATTTAGAGGTAGCCTACAACACTTTAAAATTGATGATGAGGATTTAGCCATAAAAATGGCGAAAGATTATGTGAGAATAAGCCCCACAAAAACAGCCCTTTTCCCTAATGCTATTTTGGTATTAAAAAACTTATCAAAACGCTATTCCATGCATATCATCACAAATGGATTTAATGAGGTGCAGTTTGTGAAGCTAGATAATAGTGGTTTAACTCCTTATTTTGAACAGATTATAACTTCGGAGATGGTAGGTGTGCAAAAGCCTCACAGAGACGTGTTTGACTTTGCTATGAAGCAGGCGGGAGCTTCTGCTGAAGAGTCTTTGATGATAGGCGATGATCAAGTATCTGATATTCAGGGAGCACGAAATGCCCATATAGATCAAGTCTTTGTTGATTTCCATCATGAGGACCTCAGATTTGCTCCTACATTTCATATTCACAGCCTTTCCGAATTGCTCAATTTTCTGTAGAGCTTATTAACATCCAACTGTTTGTTATTTTGTTTCCTTGTCATCTTTCTTGAGCAAATAAGAGATATTTTTATTGTGTGAAAAAAAGATTGTTGTTGAAATAATAAATATATCATGAAAAATCGTTCTATTCGATACTTTTTTACGGCTTTGTTTGCCTTTGCTTTTGTTTTCTCAGGTTCTGTAAATGCTCAAGAACAAACTGATGAAAAGAAGGAACAAACTGAAAAGAAGGAGGAGGCTCCTAAGAAAAAAATCCAAGCAGGGGTTATTAAAGAAGATGCAAAAACCAATGGTTTTCTGCATAACTGGTATGTGGGTGTTAAGGGTGGTGCTACTTTCTTTTTATCTCCTCTGAAAGATAATCCTTTCAGCTGGGGAGCAGGGGTGAGTCTGGGCAAGCAATTAAATACTAAAGTGGGTTTACGTGCTGATTATGTTTATGGTAATATGAAATCTGATGGTGAGTTTGTAAAGCTTAATGAGGATGGTAGTTATTATAAGAACAACCTTTCGGCTAATGTTGATTTTATGGAGATATCACTTTTATTAAAGTTGAGCCTTAATGATTTCTTTTATTCAAAATCACCAAAATACTTAAGAGAACTTTATCTGATAGGTGGTGGTGCTTACACTATGTATAGAACCGAGATTACTGATAGTAATGGTGCGTTTTTAACAGGTACAGGTTATACCTTAGCTGG is a window of Lentimicrobium sp. L6 DNA encoding:
- a CDS encoding YjjG family noncanonical pyrimidine nucleotidase codes for the protein MTAKKYKYLFFDLDRTLWDFEKNSVLTLKEIYEEARIGDMAIIDFADFHTFYVDYNHHLWDLYKDGKIEKDYLSVQRFRGSLQHFKIDDEDLAIKMAKDYVRISPTKTALFPNAILVLKNLSKRYSMHIITNGFNEVQFVKLDNSGLTPYFEQIITSEMVGVQKPHRDVFDFAMKQAGASAEESLMIGDDQVSDIQGARNAHIDQVFVDFHHEDLRFAPTFHIHSLSELLNFL